Proteins encoded in a region of the Panicum hallii strain FIL2 chromosome 3, PHallii_v3.1, whole genome shotgun sequence genome:
- the LOC112884040 gene encoding collagen alpha-1(IX) chain-like isoform X1 — translation MEGAGAGWPEPVVRVQSLSESGAATIPDRYVKPEAERPAAAGAGGATAEGIPVVDLSSPSDPATARAVSEACRDWGFFQAVNHGVPPELLRRARGVWRGFFRQPTEVKQRYANSPATYEGYGSRLGVEKGAVLDWGDYYFLHVRPPHLFDPDKWPHLPPDLSEQGDDGGVQPGGGGAVRASDDGDVAGAGRRAVAAAGGVRRRGGRRGVRPGELLPAVPAAGADAGPVLALGPRRHDRAPRRRPRPGPPGAPPRRLGHRGPRARRLHRQRRRPNPGADERDVPERGAPGDGERGGGAAVGGALLQPPERPPAGAHAGARLAGAPLALQPHDLRRVPPLHPPQGAARQEPGRVAQGHRRRRSQIDDACMHSSQALRACLPAQIIRFH, via the exons ATGGAAGGCGCGGGAGCCGGGTGGCCGGAGCCGGTGGTGCGGGTGCAGTCGCTGTCGGAGAGCGGCGCCGCCACCATCCCGGACCGCTACGTCAAGCCGGAGGCGGagcgcccggcggcggcgggggccgggggAGCGACGGCAGAGGGCATCCCCGTGGTGGACCTGTCGTCGCCGAGCGAcccggcgacggcgcgggcggTGTCGGAGGCGTGCCGCGACTGGGGCTTCTTCCAGGCCGTGAACCACGGCGTGCCCCCGGAGCTCCTCCGGCGCGCGCGGGGCGTGTGGCGCGGCTTCTTCCGGCAGCCGACGGAGGTGAAGCAGCGGTACGCCAACTCGCCGGCGACGTACGAGGGGTACGGCAGCCGGCTGGGCGTGGAGAAGGGCGCCGTCCTCGACTGGGGCGACTACTACTTCCTCCACGTCCGCCCGCCCCACCTCTTCGACCCCGACAAGTGGCCACACCTCCCCCCGGACCTCAG CGAGCAGGGAGACGACGGAGGAGTACAGCCGGGAGGTGGCGGCGCTGTGCGGGCGTCTGATGACGGCGATGTCGCTGGGGCTGGGCGCCGGGCCGTCGCGGCTGCAGGAGGCGTtcggcggcgcggagggcgcCGGGGTGTGCGTCCGGGTGAACTACTACCCGCGGTGCCCGCAGCCGGAGCTGACGCTGGGCCTGTCCTCGCACTCGGACCCCGGCGGCATGACCGTGCTCCTCGCCGACGACCGCGTCCGGGGCCTCCAggtgcgccgccgcggcgcctggGTCACCGTGGACCCCGTGCCCGACGCCTTCATCGTCAACGTCGGCGACCAAATCCAG gTGCTGACGAACGCGACGTACCGGAGCGTGGAGCACCGGGTGACGGTGAacgcggcggaggagcggctgTCGGTGGCGCTCTTCTACAACCCCCGGAGCGACCTCCCGCTGGCGCCCATGCCGGAGCTCGTCTCGCCGGAGCGCCCCTCGCTCTACAGCCCCATGACCTTCGACGAGTACCGCCTCTACATCCGCCGCAAGGGGCCGCGCGGCAAGAGCCAGGTCGAGTCGCTCAAGGCCACCGCCGTCGGCGCAGCCAGATAgatgatgcatgcatgcattcgTCGCAAGCATTgcgtgcctgcctgcctgcacaAATAATAAGATTTCATTGA
- the LOC112887182 gene encoding dnaJ homolog subfamily B member 4-like encodes MGVDYYKVLGVGRGATDDELKKAYRRLAMKYHPDKNPSPQADSLFKQVSEAYDVLSDPQKRAIYDQYGEDGLKAGAPPPSASTHGAGAHGFRFNPRSAEEIFSEIFGGAFPGAGPRTPGGGVPPGFPGFGGAAGPGEASSAGLQRKAPPIERQLACSLEDLYKGATKKMKISRDVLDAAGKPTTVEEILTIDIKPGWKKGTKITFPEKGNEMRNVVPSDLVFIIEERAHPKFKRDGNDLIYTHKISLVEALTGCTVQVTTLDGRTLTIPVKSVVSPAYEEVVQGEGMPITREPSKKGNLRIKFQIKFPTNLTADQKAGIQQLLS; translated from the exons ATGGGGGTGGACTACTACAAGGTGCTCGGCGTCGGCCGCGGCGCCACCGACGACGAGCTCAAGAAGGCCTACCGCCGCCTCGCCATGAAGTACCACCCGGACAAGAACCCCTCGCCGCAGGCCGATTCCCTCTTCAAGCAAGTCTCCGAGGCCTACGAC GTGCTCAGCGACCCGCAGAAGCGCGCCATCTACGACCAGTACGGGGAGGACGGCCTCAAGGCCGGCGCGCCCCCGCCCTCCGCCTCCACGCACGGCGCCGGCGCCCACGGGTTCCGCTTCAACCCGAGGAGCGCCGAGGAGATCTTCTCGGAGATATTCGGCGGCGCGTTCCCGGGGGCGGGTCCCCGAACCCCAGGCGGAGGCGTTCCCCCCGGGTTCCCGGGGTTCGGCGGCGCCGCTGGGCCAGGGGAGGCGTCCAGCGCGGGGTTGCAGAGGAAGGCGCCGCCGATCGAGCGGCAGCTGGCTTGCAGTTTGGAGGACCTGTACAAGGGCGCCACTAAGAAGATGAAGATCTCCAGGGATGTCCTTGACGCCGCCGG GAAACCAACAACTGTTGAGGAGATCCTGACGATTGATATCAAACCTGGATGGAAGAAGGGCACAAAAATCACATTTCCTGAGAAAGGGAACGAGATGCGCAATGTTGTACCATCAGATCTAGTGTTCATAATAGAAGAACGGGCACACCCCAAGTTCAAGAGAGATGGGAACGACCTTATTTACACACATAAGATCTCTCTTGTGGAGGCATTGACGGGCTGCACTGTCCAAGTGACCACTCTGGATGGACGAACCCTGACTATTCCCGTGAAATCTGTTGTCAGTCCTGCCTATGAAGAAGTTGTGCAGGGAGAAGGCATGCCAATCACAAGGGAGCCTTCTAAGAAGGGGAACCTGCGGATCAAGTTTCAGATCAAGTTCCCCACTAATCTAACGGCTGACCAAAAGGCAGGGATCCAACAGCTTCTGTCTTAG
- the LOC112884040 gene encoding probable 2-oxoglutarate-dependent dioxygenase At5g05600 isoform X2 — translation MEGAGAGWPEPVVRVQSLSESGAATIPDRYVKPEAERPAAAGAGGATAEGIPVVDLSSPSDPATARAVSEACRDWGFFQAVNHGVPPELLRRARGVWRGFFRQPTEVKQRYANSPATYEGYGSRLGVEKGAVLDWGDYYFLHVRPPHLFDPDKWPHLPPDLRETTEEYSREVAALCGRLMTAMSLGLGAGPSRLQEAFGGAEGAGVCVRVNYYPRCPQPELTLGLSSHSDPGGMTVLLADDRVRGLQVRRRGAWVTVDPVPDAFIVNVGDQIQVLTNATYRSVEHRVTVNAAEERLSVALFYNPRSDLPLAPMPELVSPERPSLYSPMTFDEYRLYIRRKGPRGKSQVESLKATAVGAAR, via the exons ATGGAAGGCGCGGGAGCCGGGTGGCCGGAGCCGGTGGTGCGGGTGCAGTCGCTGTCGGAGAGCGGCGCCGCCACCATCCCGGACCGCTACGTCAAGCCGGAGGCGGagcgcccggcggcggcgggggccgggggAGCGACGGCAGAGGGCATCCCCGTGGTGGACCTGTCGTCGCCGAGCGAcccggcgacggcgcgggcggTGTCGGAGGCGTGCCGCGACTGGGGCTTCTTCCAGGCCGTGAACCACGGCGTGCCCCCGGAGCTCCTCCGGCGCGCGCGGGGCGTGTGGCGCGGCTTCTTCCGGCAGCCGACGGAGGTGAAGCAGCGGTACGCCAACTCGCCGGCGACGTACGAGGGGTACGGCAGCCGGCTGGGCGTGGAGAAGGGCGCCGTCCTCGACTGGGGCGACTACTACTTCCTCCACGTCCGCCCGCCCCACCTCTTCGACCCCGACAAGTGGCCACACCTCCCCCCGGACCTCAG GGAGACGACGGAGGAGTACAGCCGGGAGGTGGCGGCGCTGTGCGGGCGTCTGATGACGGCGATGTCGCTGGGGCTGGGCGCCGGGCCGTCGCGGCTGCAGGAGGCGTtcggcggcgcggagggcgcCGGGGTGTGCGTCCGGGTGAACTACTACCCGCGGTGCCCGCAGCCGGAGCTGACGCTGGGCCTGTCCTCGCACTCGGACCCCGGCGGCATGACCGTGCTCCTCGCCGACGACCGCGTCCGGGGCCTCCAggtgcgccgccgcggcgcctggGTCACCGTGGACCCCGTGCCCGACGCCTTCATCGTCAACGTCGGCGACCAAATCCAG gTGCTGACGAACGCGACGTACCGGAGCGTGGAGCACCGGGTGACGGTGAacgcggcggaggagcggctgTCGGTGGCGCTCTTCTACAACCCCCGGAGCGACCTCCCGCTGGCGCCCATGCCGGAGCTCGTCTCGCCGGAGCGCCCCTCGCTCTACAGCCCCATGACCTTCGACGAGTACCGCCTCTACATCCGCCGCAAGGGGCCGCGCGGCAAGAGCCAGGTCGAGTCGCTCAAGGCCACCGCCGTCGGCGCAGCCAGATAg
- the LOC112887210 gene encoding phosphoinositide phospholipase C 2-like isoform X2: MGSPLSHYFIYTGHNSYLTGNQLSSGCSERPIVKALLDGVRVIELDLWPNAARDEVEVLHGRTWTSPVELNKCLEAIKEYAFATSPYPVILTLEDHLTADLQGKVAKMLKETFGDMLYISESENMAEFPSPDDLKGKIIISTKPPKEYLQTKSGKEEAADDRAQEGVWGEEISDDKATARQMSEQYSGKYGAEEAEEEPQDGEAEKKARQGADNEYMRLIAIQLTRRKHDMDQDLKVDPEKVTRLSLGEKAYEKAIVSHGAHIIRFTQRNLLRIFPRSTRITSSNYNPLMGWRYGVQMVAANMQGHGRKLWLTQGMFRANGGCGYVKKPDILMNSDPDKLFDPRAELPVKTRLKVTVYMGDGWRFDFRKTHFDKCSPPDFYARVGVAGVAADTRMEQTRVMMDSWIPTWEHEFEFPLAVPELALLRVEVHESDNHQKDDFGGQTCLPVWELRPGIRSVRLCDHKGQPLRSVKLLMHFKFFPSPSK, from the exons ATGGGCTCGCCGCTGTCGCACTACTTCATCTACACGGGCCACAACTCGTACCTGACGGGGAACCAGCTCAGCAGCGGCTGCAGCGAGAGGCCCATCGTGAAGGCCCTCCTCGACGGCGTCAGGGTCATCGAGCTTGACCTCTGGCCAAACGCCGCCAGGGACGAGGTCGAGGTCCTTCACGGCAG GACATGGACGTCGCCCGTGGAGCTGAACAAGTGCCTGGAAGCCATCAAGGAGTACGCCTTCGCGACCTCTCCCTACCCCGTCATCCTCACCCTGGAAGATCACCTCACCGCAGACCTCCAGGGCAAAGTAGCCAAG ATGCTAAAGGAGACCTTCGGGGACATGCTTTACATTTCGGAATCCGAGAACATGGCGGAGTTCCCTTCCCCGGACGACCTCAAGGGCAAGATCATCATCTCCACGAAGCCGCCCAAGGAGTACCTCCAGACCAAGAGCGGCAAGGAGGAGGCCGCAGACGACAGGGCCCAGGAGGGCGTCTGGGGGGAGGAGATCTCCGACGACAAGGCCACCGCCCGGCAGATGTCGGAGCAGTACAGCGGGAAGTACGgcgcggaggaggccgaggaggAGCCGCAGGACGGCGAGGCCGAGAAGAAGGCGCGGCAGGGGGCCGACAACGAGTACATGCGCCTCATCGCGATCCAGCTCACCCGGAGGAAGCACGACATGGACCAGGACCTCAAGGTCGACCCGGAGAAGGTGACGCGGCTGAGCCTGGGGGAGAAGGCGTACGAGAAGGCCATCGTCTCCCACGGGGCTCACATCATCAG GTTTACGCAGAGAAACCTGCTGCGGATTTTCCCGCGGTCAACGCGCATCACGTCGTCGAACTACAACCCGTTGATGGGGTGGAGGTACGGGGTTCAGATGGTCGCAGCGAACATGCAG GGACACGGAAGGAAGCTGTGGCTGACCCAAGGGATGTTCCGAGCGAACGGCGGCTGCGGCTACGTGAAGAAGCCCGACATCCTGATGAACAGCGACCCTGACAAGCTGTTCGATCCTAGAGCTGAATTGCCGGTGAAGACGAGACTGAAGGTGACGGTGTACATGGGGGACGGCTGGCGGTTCGACTTCCGCAAGACGCATTTCGACAAGTGCTCGCCCCCAGACTTCTACGCAAGG gtgggggtcgccggcgtggcAGCGGACACGAGGATGGAGCAGACCCGGGTGATGATGGACAGCTGGATCCCGACGTGGGAACACGAGTTCGAGTTCCCGCTGGCGGTGCCGGAGCTGGCGCTGCTCCGGGTGGAGGTGCACGAGTCCGACAACCACCAGAAGGACGACTTCGGCGGCCAGACCTGCCTGCCGGTGTGGGAGCTCCGACCGGGGATCCGCTCCGTCCGGCTCTGCGACCACAAGGGCCAGCCGCTGCGCTCCGTCAAGCTGCTCATGCACTTCAAGttcttcccctccccctccaaGTAA
- the LOC112887682 gene encoding putative serine/threonine-protein kinase-like protein CCR3 — translation MTPLPSLLLLVLIAAAPSPAPASAATLAVSGGGASPVVCGVAKENRTLVCAPVSGGAASSNASAVAPFLTFTEVSAGRGFVCGIQEGGAALFCWPPVAAPRWDQLRRVYNGPGALRDLAVGADHVAAYDAAARRVRWWRDGARFPPPVDGSFRSLVSGDGFSCALEANASAAVRCWGPRGSAVQAAFANATSVRYLAAGGARACGVLASGAVVCSGSDSANASAALPGELFPYGLAVGDSHACGLLRPNNTAVCWSLGGPTTTLYFPAAGTGTQFQFLVAGGNLTCGVVIIDFSVVCWSLDSVASHVPLPRILPGVCVRDESSCAGCGFMPQSQQFCGGFGGICKSLCGDSPAPPPRTPVSPPPSSPPPPGSSSKRVSKAWIAFCVVGAVGGFAGLCSIVYCLVFGFCSNKRVHNSVQPNITTTAGAVADNNNNNNGGAAGSPYGSPNGSRARGLFRRQLSRVMTRQRSGPSSFKDPAEEFTFAQLEAATKGFALETKIGEGSFGTVYRGKLPDGREVAIKRGESGPRARRFQEKESAFRSELAFLSRLHHKHLVGLVGYCEENEERLLVYEYMKNGALYDHLHPKPGAPPSPVASSWKLRIKILLDASRGIEYLHSYAVPPIIHRDIKSSNILLDGGWTARVSDFGLSLMGPPEAEEQPGSQSQSQRHLTVKAAGTVGYMDPEYYGLHHLTVKSDVYGFGVVMLESLTGRRAIFKEAEGGSPVSVVDYAVPSIVAGELPKVLDPRAPEPAAHEAEAVELVAYTAVHCVRLEGKDRPAMADIVANLETAFALCEGSAGGGFGNSSSSASLSVTSMDRSGALV, via the coding sequence ATGACCCCGCTGCCCTCCCTCCTGCTCCTCGTCCTCATTGCGGCCGCGCCGTCCCCGGCCCCAGCCTCCGCGGCCACGCTCGCCgtctcgggcggcggcgcctcgcccgTCGTCTGCGGCGTCGCCAAGGAGAACCGCACCCTCGTCTGCGCGCCCGTGTCCGGGGGGGCGGCATCCTCCAACGCCTCCGCGGTCGCTCCGTTCCTGACCTTCACCGAGGTCTCCGCAGGGCGGGGCTTCGTCTGCGGGATCCAAGAGGGCGGGGCCGCGCTGTTCTGCTGGCCGCCGGTGGCCGCCCCGCGGTGGGACCAGCTCAGGCGCGTCTACAACGGGCCCGGCGCGCTCCGGGACCTCGCGGTCGGCGCGGACCACGTCGCGGCCTACGACGCCGCCGCGCGCAGGGTGCGATGGTGGCGCGACGGGGCGCGGTTCCCGCCGCCGGTCGATGGGAGCTTCCGGTCCCTTGTCTCCGGCGACGGGTTCTCCTGCGCGCTGGAGGCCAACGCCTCCGCGGCCGTCCGCTGCTGGGGCCCGCGCGGTAGCGCCGTGCAGGCGGCCTTCGCCAACGCGACCTCCGTGCGCTACCTCGCCGCGGGGGGCGCCCGGGCCTGCGGCGTCCTGGCCTCCGGCGCTGTGGTCTGCTCGGGATCCGACTCCGCCAACGCCTCCGCGGCGCTGCCGGGGGAACTCTTCCCGTACGGCCTGGCCGTCGGGGACTCCCACGCGTGCGGGCTCCTCCGCCCCAACAACACCGCCGTGTGCTGGAGCCTCGGCGGCCCCACCACCACCCTGTACTTCCCGGCCGCGGGCACCGGGACCCAGTTCCAgttcctcgtcgccggcggcaacCTCACCTGCGGCGTCGTCATCATCGACTTCAGCGTCGTGTGCTGGTCCTTGGACTCCGTGGCCAGCCACGTGCCGCTGCCGCGGATCCTCCCGGGCGTCTGCGTCCGCGACGAGAGCTCCTGCGCCGGGTGCGGTTTCATGCCGCAGTCGCAGCAGTTCTGCGGGGGCTTCGGCGGGATCTGCAAGAGCCTCTGCGGCGACTCGccggcgcccccgccgcggACACCCgtttcccctcctccctcgtcgcctccgccgccggggTCATCGAGCAAGCGCGTGTCCAAAGCCTGGATCGCCTTCTGCGTGGTCGGCGCCGTGGGCGGCTTCGCGGGGCTCTGCTCCATCGTCTACTGCCTCGTCTTCGGCTTCTGCAGCAACAAGAGGGTGCACAACTCCGTGCAGCCTAACatcaccaccaccgccggcgCGGTCGccgacaacaacaacaacaataacggcggcgcggccggcagCCCGTACGGGTCGCCAAACGGGTCGCGCGCGCGGGGCCTGTTCCGGCGGCAGCTGTCGCGCGTGATGACCCGGCAGCGCAGCGGGCCGTCGTCGTTCAAGGACCCTGCGGAGGAGTTCACGTTCGCGCAGCTGGAGGCGGCCACCAAGGGGTTCGCGCTGGAGACGAAGATCGGGGAGGGCAGCTTCGGCACCGTGTACCGCGGCAAGCTCCCCGACGGGCGCGAGGTGGCCATCAAGCGCGGCGAGTCGGGCCCCCGCGCGCGGCGGTTCCAGGAGAAGGAGAGCGCGTTCCGGTCGGAGCTGGCGTTCCTGTCGCGGCTCCACCACAAGCACCTCGTCGGCCTGGTGGGCTACTGCGAGGAGAACGAGGAGCGGCTGCTGGTGTACGAGTACATGAAGAACGGCGCGCTGTACGACCACCTCCACCCCAAGCCgggggcgccgccgtcgccggtgGCGTCGTCGTGGAAGCTGCGGATCAAGATCCTGCTGGACGCGTCCCGCGGCATCGAGTACCTGCACTCGTACGCCGTGCCGCCCATCATCCACCGCGACATCAAGTCGTCTAACATCCTGCTGGACGGCGGGTGGACGGCGCGCGTGTCGGACTTCGGGCTGTCGCTGATGGGTCCCCCGGAGGCGGAGGAGCAGCCGGGGTCGCAATCGCAGTCCCAGCGCCACCTGACGGTGAAGGCCGCCGGCACGGTGGGGTACATGGACCCGGAGTActacggcctccaccacctaaCGGTGAAGAGCGACGTGTACGGCTTCGGCGTGGTGATGCTGGAGTCGCTCACGGGGCGGCGCGCCATCTTCAAGGAGGCCGAGGGCGGGAGCCCGGTCAGCGTGGTGGACTACGCCGTGCCGAGCATCGTCGCCGGCGAGCTGCCCAAGGTGCTGGACCCGCGCGCCCCGGAGCCCGCGGCGCACGAGGCCGAGGCCGTGGAGCTGGTGGCCTACACCGCGGTGCACTGCGTCCGGCTGGAGGGCAAGgaccggccggccatggcagacaTCGTGGCGAACCTGGAGACGGCGTTCGCGCTCTGCGAGggcagcgccggcggcgggttcGGGAACAGCTCCTCCAGCGCCAGCCTCTCCGTTACCTCCATGGACCGGTCGGGGGCGTTGGTCTGA
- the LOC112887210 gene encoding phosphoinositide phospholipase C 2-like isoform X1, producing the protein MTTYRVCCFLRRFRAASNEPSEAVRDVFQAYADGGDVVGEEALRRLLRKVQGETEAGAEAAAKEVMAFAAEQRLLKKGGLTAEGFHRWLCSDANAALDPRGGVHQDMGSPLSHYFIYTGHNSYLTGNQLSSGCSERPIVKALLDGVRVIELDLWPNAARDEVEVLHGRTWTSPVELNKCLEAIKEYAFATSPYPVILTLEDHLTADLQGKVAKMLKETFGDMLYISESENMAEFPSPDDLKGKIIISTKPPKEYLQTKSGKEEAADDRAQEGVWGEEISDDKATARQMSEQYSGKYGAEEAEEEPQDGEAEKKARQGADNEYMRLIAIQLTRRKHDMDQDLKVDPEKVTRLSLGEKAYEKAIVSHGAHIIRFTQRNLLRIFPRSTRITSSNYNPLMGWRYGVQMVAANMQGHGRKLWLTQGMFRANGGCGYVKKPDILMNSDPDKLFDPRAELPVKTRLKVTVYMGDGWRFDFRKTHFDKCSPPDFYARVGVAGVAADTRMEQTRVMMDSWIPTWEHEFEFPLAVPELALLRVEVHESDNHQKDDFGGQTCLPVWELRPGIRSVRLCDHKGQPLRSVKLLMHFKFFPSPSK; encoded by the exons ATGACAACTTACAGGGTGTGCTGCTTCCTGCGGCGGTTCCGGGCGGCGTCCAACGAGCCGTCGGAGGCGGTCAGGGACGTGTTCCAGGCGTACGCCGACGGCGGCGACGTGGTCGGGGAGGAGGCGCTGAGGCGGCTCCTGCGGAAGGTGCAGGGGGAGACCGAAGCCggcgccgaggcggcggccaAGGAGGTGATGGCGttcgcggcggagcagaggctgCTCAAGAAGGGCGGCCTCACCGCCGAGGGCTTCCACCGCTGGCTCTGCAGCGACGCCAACGCCGCCCTCGACCCGCGCGGTGGG GTTCACCAGGACATGGGCTCGCCGCTGTCGCACTACTTCATCTACACGGGCCACAACTCGTACCTGACGGGGAACCAGCTCAGCAGCGGCTGCAGCGAGAGGCCCATCGTGAAGGCCCTCCTCGACGGCGTCAGGGTCATCGAGCTTGACCTCTGGCCAAACGCCGCCAGGGACGAGGTCGAGGTCCTTCACGGCAG GACATGGACGTCGCCCGTGGAGCTGAACAAGTGCCTGGAAGCCATCAAGGAGTACGCCTTCGCGACCTCTCCCTACCCCGTCATCCTCACCCTGGAAGATCACCTCACCGCAGACCTCCAGGGCAAAGTAGCCAAG ATGCTAAAGGAGACCTTCGGGGACATGCTTTACATTTCGGAATCCGAGAACATGGCGGAGTTCCCTTCCCCGGACGACCTCAAGGGCAAGATCATCATCTCCACGAAGCCGCCCAAGGAGTACCTCCAGACCAAGAGCGGCAAGGAGGAGGCCGCAGACGACAGGGCCCAGGAGGGCGTCTGGGGGGAGGAGATCTCCGACGACAAGGCCACCGCCCGGCAGATGTCGGAGCAGTACAGCGGGAAGTACGgcgcggaggaggccgaggaggAGCCGCAGGACGGCGAGGCCGAGAAGAAGGCGCGGCAGGGGGCCGACAACGAGTACATGCGCCTCATCGCGATCCAGCTCACCCGGAGGAAGCACGACATGGACCAGGACCTCAAGGTCGACCCGGAGAAGGTGACGCGGCTGAGCCTGGGGGAGAAGGCGTACGAGAAGGCCATCGTCTCCCACGGGGCTCACATCATCAG GTTTACGCAGAGAAACCTGCTGCGGATTTTCCCGCGGTCAACGCGCATCACGTCGTCGAACTACAACCCGTTGATGGGGTGGAGGTACGGGGTTCAGATGGTCGCAGCGAACATGCAG GGACACGGAAGGAAGCTGTGGCTGACCCAAGGGATGTTCCGAGCGAACGGCGGCTGCGGCTACGTGAAGAAGCCCGACATCCTGATGAACAGCGACCCTGACAAGCTGTTCGATCCTAGAGCTGAATTGCCGGTGAAGACGAGACTGAAGGTGACGGTGTACATGGGGGACGGCTGGCGGTTCGACTTCCGCAAGACGCATTTCGACAAGTGCTCGCCCCCAGACTTCTACGCAAGG gtgggggtcgccggcgtggcAGCGGACACGAGGATGGAGCAGACCCGGGTGATGATGGACAGCTGGATCCCGACGTGGGAACACGAGTTCGAGTTCCCGCTGGCGGTGCCGGAGCTGGCGCTGCTCCGGGTGGAGGTGCACGAGTCCGACAACCACCAGAAGGACGACTTCGGCGGCCAGACCTGCCTGCCGGTGTGGGAGCTCCGACCGGGGATCCGCTCCGTCCGGCTCTGCGACCACAAGGGCCAGCCGCTGCGCTCCGTCAAGCTGCTCATGCACTTCAAGttcttcccctccccctccaaGTAA